The Raphanus sativus cultivar WK10039 chromosome 6, ASM80110v3, whole genome shotgun sequence sequence GTAGGAATGTGAATGCGGATATGGAGGAGGAACAACAGGGCGTCTCGAAGAGGTCAAGGAACAAGACAAAGGACATCACTTCCAGGGCAAAGAAGAAGTCAAAGAAAAACTGATCAATTGCTTTTGTTGTTTGTTATGAACTTATGTTGCTTATGTGTGTTCTAAAACATGTTGCTTTTGTTTGCTTTTGGAACTAGGTGTTCTAAAACTTTGTTTGCTTTTTGGAACGAGTAAGAGAAGGTGTGTACTAAACTTATGTTTGCTTTTGGAACTAGGTGAGTAAGTACAACTATGGAAAACTAATAAAACTATAtctaactagtacaactagGTGATTATTTGATTGGTTCTCCAATTAAATAAACCGGATTTGATTGGTTCTCTCTCACTCTTCACtctcctctcatctctctctcatcttccCTAGAATCTTCTcataaatatacttttacttttctctctctctctcttcctttaaAAAGAAGTCAGACGATTTCTCattctttatctctctctctctctctctctctctctcttcctttaaAAAATCTTCTACTGAAGATGGAATATGGTTCGGGATCGTCCAGGAGAAGGCCAAAATCTGGTCGGAAATTGTGCTCATGTGCCTTAGAGGCGACCATATATCAAGCTTGGACAGAGAAGAACCCAGGGCGACGATTTTATGGATGTCCGCGGTACAAGGTATGGCATCTGATTATACAACTTGTTATCTTGCAATTCCATGATGAATAATGACTCGAATAATAGATTGGATTTGGATTATGTGACAGGAGCCAAATGGATGCAACTTcttctcctggtttgataaagagGATGGTACATTATGGCAAAAAAGA is a genomic window containing:
- the LOC130496076 gene encoding uncharacterized protein LOC130496076, giving the protein MEYGSGSSRRRPKSGRKLCSCALEATIYQAWTEKNPGRRFYGCPRYKEPNGCNFFSWFDKEDGTLWQKRALLEARDEIREQSLVIEQLKETIAELRSNLEKKENEDEIVRKFEDFFV